Part of the Scrofimicrobium sp. R131 genome is shown below.
CGGGTGATCACCCCGGCCTGGCGGAGCGAGCGGTAGATGTCCCCGAGGGAGCGCAGGTGCTCGTTAGCGTCCTGGTCCGGGTCGTGGTTGTCTTGGGCCAGGGCCAGCAGCCGGGCCTCCGGGTCTCCCGGGCCGGCCAGCACGTTCAGGAACATTGCGTGGGTGACCGCAAACTGGGAGCGCAGGACCTCCGGTTCGGCGGAAACCAGCCGTTCGAAGGTTCCCTTGGTCCAGCTGATCTTGCCCGGGGTGGAGGACTTGGGGCTGGTCTTTTTGGCCAGCTTCTTGAGCTTCTTGGTGTTGGCTTCCTCCTGGGCGGCAGAGAGGCGCGCCCGGTGTTTTGCCTGTTCCACCTCGGCCTCCGAAGCGAGGACCCGGACGTAACCAACCTGGTCGTAGCCTGCCCGCCCCGCTCGTCCGGCAATCTGGTGGAACTCCCGGGCCGACAGGTGGCGGGTTTTGCGCCCGTCGAATTTGATCAGCGAGGTGAACAGGACCGTTCGGATCGGCACGTTGATGCCCACCCCCAGCGTGTCGGTGCCGCAGACGACGGCCAGCAGTCCCCGCTGGGTCAGGCGCTCCACCAGGCGCCGATAGCGGGGGAGCATCCCGGCGTGGTGAACACCAATCCCGTGCAGGACCAACTCGCGCAGGGTTTGTCCAAAGCCTCGGCCAAAGCTCTCGAACCTGAGGGCTTCTTTCAGTTCGGCCTTCTGTTCCTTGCTGAGAATGGAGAGCTTCTGCAGGCCCTTCGCGGTGTTGACCGCCTCCCGCTGGGCGAAGTGAACGATGTAAATTGGGGCCCGGTCCTCGGCCAGCAGGCGCTCCACCACCACGGGAAGCTCATCGAGGCAGTACTCAAACTCGAGTGGAACTGGCCGGGTGGCTTCGGTGACCATCCCCACGGTGCGCTCGGTCCGCTCGGCCAGGTCTTCGGCCAGCTCGCTCATGTCGCCCAGGGTGGCGGACAGCAGGACAAACTGCGGCTTGGTCAGTTCGAGGAGCGGCACCTGCCAAGCCCAGCCGCGCTGCGGGTCAGAGTAGAAGTGGAACTCGTCCATAATCACCAGGTCGGTGTCCAACGCGGCCCCCTCGCGCAGGGACTGGTTAGCCAGGATCTCCGCCGTGCAGCAGATGATCGGCGCCTTTGAGTTCAGGGAAATATCCCCGGTGATCATGCCGACGTTGGCTGCGCCGAATGCCTCAACCAGGTCGAAGAACTTCTCGGAGACCAGGGCTTTCAGCGGGGCGGTGTAGTAGGAGCGGCCCCCGCGCGCCAACGACAGGAAATGGCCGGCCAGGGCCATCATCGATTTGCCCGAGCCGGTCGGCGTCTGAGCCACCACGTGGTTGCCGGCCAACAGTTCGAGGAGGGCCTCCTCCTGGTGGGGGTACAGTGGGCGGCCCGTCGAGTCGGCCCACTGGGAAAAGGCGTCAAACAGAGCGTCGGGTGAATCCACCTCGCCGCTGTCTTCAAGTTGGTCCAGGAGTTCGTTCAGAGGCGCCTTCATGGTTCCATTGTCGCATCTCGCGTTTGTGGCCGGGGCCGCGGGGAGCGGGATGGGACCGGATGGCAGCGCTGGGGGCGAGCCGGGGCTAGGCTAGTCCCATGAGAATTGTGCGGTTTTCTGATGGAGACAATCCCCGTTACGGAATGATGCAGGAGGACTCAACCCGGATTTTCGTGCTCCGGGGCGATCCCCTGTTTGGCAAGATCGAAGCCACCGGCGAAGTGTTGGATTTGGACGAGGTGAGGCTGGTTTCTCCGGTCATTCCCCGCTCCAAAGTGGTCGCGGTCGGGAAGAACTACTTGGATCACGTGCGGGAAATGGGAGGAACCGAGGCGGCGGCTGAGCCAATTCTGTTCATGAAGCCCAACACCTCGGTGATCGGCCCGGACGACCCGATCGTGCTGCCGAGGTGGTCGGAGCGGGTCGAACACGAGGCCGAACTGGCGGTGG
Proteins encoded:
- a CDS encoding DEAD/DEAH box helicase, with the translated sequence MKAPLNELLDQLEDSGEVDSPDALFDAFSQWADSTGRPLYPHQEEALLELLAGNHVVAQTPTGSGKSMMALAGHFLSLARGGRSYYTAPLKALVSEKFFDLVEAFGAANVGMITGDISLNSKAPIICCTAEILANQSLREGAALDTDLVIMDEFHFYSDPQRGWAWQVPLLELTKPQFVLLSATLGDMSELAEDLAERTERTVGMVTEATRPVPLEFEYCLDELPVVVERLLAEDRAPIYIVHFAQREAVNTAKGLQKLSILSKEQKAELKEALRFESFGRGFGQTLRELVLHGIGVHHAGMLPRYRRLVERLTQRGLLAVVCGTDTLGVGINVPIRTVLFTSLIKFDGRKTRHLSAREFHQIAGRAGRAGYDQVGYVRVLASEAEVEQAKHRARLSAAQEEANTKKLKKLAKKTSPKSSTPGKISWTKGTFERLVSAEPEVLRSQFAVTHAMFLNVLAGPGDPEARLLALAQDNHDPDQDANEHLRSLGDIYRSLRQAGVITRLPHAEAQRQGVPRLQVVADLPDEFALNQPLAPFALAALDLLDPDSPDFTLDIISVIESVMEDPKPLLFAQERRAKDAAFHSMKAEGIEYDERAALLDQVTWPRPLAELIEPTFRVFSQTNPWVGEAEPSPKSVLREMIETAATFTGLIAKYDLHNAEGVILRYLTDLYRALRQIPPLSCQTPELAEVIDWLEKLVRSVDSSLLDEWERLNRGETSPSAGAGSGAGAGQPQDSGMEPAFGADPDGTVTYRTNPHLLQRDVRTAVFRLVEQLADDRVEQVASYGSDTGWDADRVDRALAQYWAEYDWMGIDHRARSAELFRVRRNPAVDEVERAVEEGGAQLEGSTDEDRWWLIDQVVLDPNEDGDWRVTLALDLWKTREEDRPHLLLLGFGPH